The DNA region CTCGAGCCAGACGTAGCCGGTACGGCTCTGCTGCTCGGGGTCGGCCTCGTTGAGGAGGTTCCAGCGCATCGGCCGCGCGGTCGACCCGAATGGATCGAGCCGCTGCGGCGCGAGGTCCGCGTCGAGGAGGAACGGGAAGAGCAGCTCCATCGCCTTCGTCTTCCCCGCCTCGTTCTGGCCGCGCAGGAGAATCCGCCCGCGCTCGAAGACGAAACGACGGTCGTCGTACTCCCAGACGTTCTGAATGCCGCCCCGGAGGAAGGTCCAGCGCGCTCCCGCAGGGAGCGGCAACAGCTCCGGTCTGGCAGCTCGGGTCATGGGCGGCCTCCCGTCATCGTCTCCCGGGGCGCAAAGCGCGCCGCCGCTGGTCTCGCCACCACGCCGCCGTCCGGGAGCATCGCGGCGAGGCCGAAGCCGACGAGAAGGCGAACCGCCTCTCGCGCGAGCGCCTCGGCGCCGGCGTCGGAGCGATCGAACTCCTTGGACCACCGGCCCGCGTGCTCCGCCTGGAGCACCTGGATCCGCGCTACGACCGCCCGCCAGAGCACGCCAGGCGGCGGCTGCGCAGGGTGGAGCCGACGTCCCTCTCGCGCCTCGTCGGCGAGCCATTCGCAGAGGAGTAGCGCAGCGTGCTTAACGGTCGAGCCGCCGTCCGGGAATGCGGTGTCGGCGAGCGCGCCGGAGGTATCGATCGCGGCGAGCCCCTCGGCCCGGCGCTCGACGACGAGGCCCGCGTCGCGCTCGAGCCGCTCGTAAAGAAAGCCGCTCCCAGCCGCGAGCCACTCCCGGGCACGCGGCGAGAGGTCGTCCCTGTAGGCGACCGGATCGTCGAGCAGGCGGCGGAAGACCTCGTGCCGCCCTGCCGCGCGATCCCCTTCCTCGGTCCCGGCGCGCTCCTCCTCGGCCATATGTGCAGCGTTCGCGGCGAGGGCCGGCGGACGCGGGGCCGAGAGGAGGCGAGCGAGGAGCCGCTCCCGGACGTCGTAGAGCGCGTCACCGGACGCGCGGTCGCGAACGTACCGCTCGGCGTCTCCGTCCTTGAACACGACGACGCCCAGCTCCCCGAGCAGGCGCAGCACGTCCACGAAGGCGTGGCGCTCGGTGGAGCTTTCCGGGTCGAATGGCGCCAGCGCCACGTCTTCGAGCGACAGCTCGCGAACGCGCTCGGCGAGCCTCGCAAGGGTGACCTGTGCCCCCTCGCCGTCGAGCGCCGCGAGCGCGAGGGAGAAGAGCACGTACCGGCGACGGTCGAACGGCCCCTTCCCCGGCGCGCCCGCGGGCCGGGTGGGATCGGGGCGGACCGGCCGCTTGAGGAGTCGCGCGTGGCGACCGCCCGCGTCCACAACGAGGGTCCACCCTGCGTGATCGGCGAACCAGCGCGCGAGCTCGCCACGGTGGCGCACCACGGACGCGAAGGTCTCCGGGTCCTGGTCCGCGACGAGGAGCGGCCGAGCGAGGAGCACGCGCAGCGCCGAGCGGCGTTCGGCCAGGGCCCGCTCGTCCCGGAGGCACACCGGGGTCACGTCCCCTCCCCCGACGTAGCGGTCCGCCGCGCCACCACCGGCACGACCTGGAGCGCATAATCGAGGCAGCGGAGCCGGCCAGCCGCGGTATCGACCAGCACCCAGGCCTCGTCCGGCGGCGGCGTGAGGACGATGTCGTGCCGCCCGTCGGCGGAGCGGGCCCGCCGCACGCCGGACGCGTGGCGGGGGGCGACCAGCGCCTCCTCGAGCAGCGCGAGCAACTGGGCCAACTCGTTCTCCGAGAGGACGCCCACCGCCGAAAGCCGCTGCGCACCTCGTCCTGCGAACCGGGAGAGCGCGGCGTCCAGCTCCTCCCGCTCGCGGCGCCGCACCGCCGCAATCCAGGCGCGCCCATCCGAGAAATCGAGCGCCGCCGGCGTCCGGCCCGAGCGCGACACCGCTCCGTGCGTGCGCAGCCGGATGGGAACCTCGACGGGCTCGGCGTCCCACCAGGACGCATCCGGCCGAACGCGCTCGGGGTCCTCCTCCGCGAGCGCGAAGTGGCGAGCCGGGTAGAGACCGAAGGCGGTGGCCCACAGCGTGTGCGCCTCGTCGTCGCTCGAACAGGTCGCGAACCAGCGCGCGAGCGTGCGGAAGCTCGCGGCGCGGTCGACGGCGCGGGCGCGGTGCTCGACAAGCCGCTCCAGCGAGCGCGTGAGCTTCACGACCGCTCCTCGCGCTGCATCATGAAGCCGGTCGACGCGGGGGCGGGCGGCCCCGGCGGGCTGGAACCATGCGCGAATACCGTCCCAGTGCGAGCACTGGTCGGCAATCCACCG from Anaeromyxobacter dehalogenans 2CP-C includes:
- a CDS encoding TIGR02678 family protein — protein: MTPVCLRDERALAERRSALRVLLARPLLVADQDPETFASVVRHRGELARWFADHAGWTLVVDAGGRHARLLKRPVRPDPTRPAGAPGKGPFDRRRYVLFSLALAALDGEGAQVTLARLAERVRELSLEDVALAPFDPESSTERHAFVDVLRLLGELGVVVFKDGDAERYVRDRASGDALYDVRERLLARLLSAPRPPALAANAAHMAEEERAGTEEGDRAAGRHEVFRRLLDDPVAYRDDLSPRAREWLAAGSGFLYERLERDAGLVVERRAEGLAAIDTSGALADTAFPDGGSTVKHAALLLCEWLADEAREGRRLHPAQPPPGVLWRAVVARIQVLQAEHAGRWSKEFDRSDAGAEALAREAVRLLVGFGLAAMLPDGGVVARPAAARFAPRETMTGGRP